In Zingiber officinale cultivar Zhangliang chromosome 1A, Zo_v1.1, whole genome shotgun sequence, a genomic segment contains:
- the LOC122010864 gene encoding 1-aminocyclopropane-1-carboxylate synthase 1-like, with the protein MIQKLLSKNCNTHGQDSSYFLGWQEYEKNPYDPIANPAGIIQMGLAENQLCFDLIESWLENNPAPAGFQEDSALTFRDLALFQDYHGLPAFKKALVNYMGRVRGNRVRFDPNNLVLTAGSTCANEILMFCLADPGEAFLLPTPYYPGFDRDLKWRTGAEIVPVHCSSFDDFRITGAALEEAYHRAHKRGLTVKGVLVTNPCNPLGTAMTRIELDALIEFVVAKGIHLVSDEIYAGTNFAEPGFVSVAEVIADGRADSARDRIHIVCSLSKDLGLPGFRVGGIYSENEAVVSAATKMSSFGLVSSQTQYLLAALLSDEEFTEEYVAENRRRLRGRHDALVRGLRAMGIECLESSAGLFCWVDMRHLLSASTFDGEMELWKKIVYQVGLNISPGSSCHCDEPGWFRLCFANMSEETLNLALRRLQAFVDSGRDSPNGGGVGQRPRRQFVAHWVLRSAPSSKSER; encoded by the exons ATGATTCAGAAGCTGCTGTCCAAGAACTGCAACACGCACGGGCAGGACTCCTCTTACTTCTTAGGGTGGCAGGAGTACGAGAAGAACCCCTACGATCCAATTGCTAACCCTGCAGGGATTATTCAGATGGGCCTTGCAGAGAACCAG CTCTGCTTTGATCTAATCGAGTCATGGCTGGAGAACAATCCTGCCCCTGCCGGCTTCCAGGAAGATAGTGCACTAACCTTCCGGGACCTTGCTCTCTTCCAAGACTACCATGGCCTGCCCGCTTTCAAGAAA GCTTTAGTTAATTACATGGGACGAGTAAGAGGAAACAGAGTAAGGTTCGACCCCAACAACCTGGTCCTCACTGCCGGCTCTACCTGTGCCAATGAGATCCTCATGTTTTGCCTTGCCGATCCGGGCGAAGCATTCCTCCTACCAACCCCTTATTATCCAGG GTTTGACAGAGACCTCAAATGGCGGACCGGAGCCGAGATCGTCCCGGTGCATTGCTCCAGCTTCGACGACTTCCGCATCACCGGAGCCGCCCTGGAAGAAGCTTACCACCGCGCGCACAAGCGCGGCCTCACCGTAAAAGGAGTCCTCGTCACCAACCCCTGCAATCCACTGGGCACCGCGATGACCCGGATCGAGCTCGACGCCCTCATCGAGTTCGTGGTCGCCAAGGGCATCCACCTCGTCAGCGACGAGATTTACGCGGGAACCAACTTCGCAGAGCCGGGGTTCGTGAGCGTCGCAGAGGTGATCGCCGATGGCAGGGCCGATTCCGCCCGCGACCGCATCCACATCGTGTGCAGCCTCTCCAAGGACCTCGGTCTCCCGGGGTTCCGCGTCGGCGGGATCTACTCCGAGAACGAGGCGGTCGTGTCGGCGGCGACCAAGATGTCCAGCTTCGGTCTCGTCTCCTCCCAGACGCAGTACCTCCTCGCGGCGTTGCTCTCCGACGAGGAGTTCACGGAGGAGTACGTGGCGGAGAACCGGAGGAGGCTGCGAGGGCGGCACGACGCGCTGGTGCGCGGCCTGCGAGCAATGGGCATCGAGTGCTTGGAGAGCAGCGCGGGGCTGTTCTGCTGGGTGGACATGCGGCACCTGCTGAGCGCGAGCACGTTCGATGGGGAAATGGAGCTGTGGAAGAAGATCGTGTACCAAGTCGGGCTCAACATATCGCCCGGATCCTCCTGCCACTGCGACGAGCCCGGGTGGTTCCGCCTCTGCTTCGCAAACATGTCGGAGGAGACTCTCAACCTCGCCTTGCGGCGGCTTCAGGCCTTCGTGGACTCCGGCCGGGACAGCCCCAACGGCGGCGGTGTTGGTCAACGCCCAAGGAGACAGTTCGTGGCTCACTGGGTCCTACGATCGGCTCCGTCTTCGAAGTCCGAACGCTAG
- the LOC122010874 gene encoding receptor-like protein 44 — protein sequence MPFPPPPGWWIGILLLLLLSPPALAGATTDESCLSGLWRSLVDPNGSLRNWTKANFAAPCNGFTSYLTGVTCNSGRVYKLALSGLSLGGSISPFVANCSNLQSLDLSSNQIAGGIPPEISALLNLAVLNLSANRLAGTIPPQLALCAYLNVIDLHANLLCGRIPDQLGFLARLSSFDVSYNRLEGPIPVLLANRSGVEAALPRFNASSFIGNPNLYGYPLPPTRERGLSVLSIVGIGFGSGLFSLALSFTAVCIWLRVTERAAMMAADEGKISHLMPEY from the coding sequence ATGCCGTTTCCGCCGCCGCCGGGATGGTGGATCGGAATCCTCCTCCTCCTACTCCTCTCGCCGCCAGCTCTGGCCGGGGCTACTACTGATGAGTCATGTCTCTCCGGCCTCTGGCGGTCCCTGGTGGACCCCAACGGCAGCCTCCGCAACTGGACCAAGGCCAACTTCGCGGCCCCCTGCAACGGCTTCACCTCCTACCTCACCGGCGTCACCTGCAACAGCGGGCGCGTCTACAAGCTCGCTCTCTCAGGCCTCTCCCTCGGCGGCTCCATCTCTCCTTTCGTCGCCAACTGCTCCAACCTCCAGTCCCTCGATCTCTCCTCCAACCAGATCGCCGGAGGCATCCCCCCGGAGATCTCCGCCCTACTCAACCTCGCCGTTCTCAACCTTTCCGCTAACCGCCTCGCTGGGACCATCCCCCCGCAGCTCGCCCTCTGCGCCTACCTCAATGTCATCGACCTCCACGCCAACCTCCTCTGCGGGCGGATCCCCGATCAGCTCGGCTTCCTCGCCCGCCTCTCCTCCTTCGACGTCTCCTACAACCGCCTCGAAGGTCCCATCCCCGTGCTGCTCGCCAATCGCTCCGGCGTAGAAGCGGCGCTGCCACGGTTTAATGCCAGCTCCTTCATCGGAAATCCCAACCTGTACGGGTACCCTCTGCCCCCGACGAGGGAGAGGGGGCTTTCAGTGCTCTCTATCGTCGGCATTGGATTCGGCAGCGGCCTCTTCAGTCTCGCCCTCAGCTTCACAGCCGTTTGCATCTGGCTTCGGGTCACCGAGCGGGCCGCCATGATGGCTGCCGACGAGGGAAAGATCTCCCATCTGATGCCGGAATATTGA
- the LOC122004577 gene encoding uncharacterized protein LOC122004577 — protein MPKEGIAATPFHLMYGGEAVVPVEVGVESDRLQHYDEDNAERRLLELDLADESRARAAIRLMAYRQRMKQNYNRRVIPRSFQVGDLVWKKVKSVGDITKLETPWVGPFKVVEKLRSGAYYLEDEGGRRLERLRSANHLQPYRVR, from the coding sequence ATGCCCAAGGAGGGAATCGCGGCAACTCCTTTCCACCTAATGTATGGCGGTGAAGCAGTAGTCCCCGTCGAAGTCGGAGTTGAGTCTGATCGGCTACAGCACTATGATGaagataacgccgagcggaggttGCTGGAGCTGGACTTGGCAGATGAATCGCGCGCTAGAGCCGCCATCCGGTTAATGGCCTATCGCcaaaggatgaagcagaactacaatcggagggtgatTCCAAGGTCGTTCCAAGTAGGTGATCTTGTATGGAAGAAGGTAAAGTCAGTCGGCGACATCACCAAGCTAGAAACCCCATGGGttggacccttcaaggtcgtggaGAAGCTCCGATCAGGCGCctattacttggaggatgagggcgGTCGACGACTGGAGCGACTGCGGAGTGCAAACCATCTTCAGCCTTACCGAGTTAGGTGA